The Thermococcus sibiricus MM 739 DNA window ACATTCTCTCGTCATATAGGAGATCTGGGATTGCCGCTAAAATAGCTACCCTCTCAAAGAGCTCTTTGGGAGTTTCAACGATCTTTCCTTCCTCATTCTTTATGAGATATCTGCTTGCCAAAACCCTCAAACCATTTATTGAAAAGCGCTTGTCTATTTCGTCAAGCTTTTCTTTGTTGAGGATTTTTCTTTTCTCCTCTCTAATTTCTGCTTTTTTCTTTCTGTAGATTATGTAAGCTTTGGCAACCTCAAAAAGGCCATTTCTCATTAATTCAAGCTCCACTATATCCTGAATGTTCTCTATGTGGGGAACCTGCCCTTCATAAAGCTCATTGATCCTATCAATAACATCCTTCACAACCTTATCGAGAAGATTATCATCCCTAACCCCAACTTCCCACATTGCCCTTTGTATAGCCCATCTTATACGGCTCTCATCGAAAGGCACGATTCTACCATCCCTTTTCATCACTTTTTCAATTGCCATATAAACACCCCTGTCACTTTATTTTAGTATTTGTGATACCTTGTATAAGTATCAGTATAAGATAGTGAGTAACAAAGGTAAATATATCTTACTCCACTATAGATTGCCAACATGACAAACAGTGAAAATTAATTCTGTCGGAATAATAAAAAATAGAAAATGAAAAAGTCGGATATTTTATCCAACTACTTACCCAAACTTTCATATATTATCTTCAATCTGTAAGCATGTTTTAGTTCTTCCTGACTCATCATTCCAAAGATTTCTTTTAAAGAACCTTTCATTATTTCACCAAGCTTCTTATATAACTCATAACTATGTTTTTCTCTGACTAATGCCTCTAAGATCAGATCCTCAATACTTTCTGGCTCTGCTCTAGTGTCTTGGAAATAAGGTTCTAGACTTAAAGTTTCCAAGTAATCTACAACTGGTGTATTCTCAAGACTACCACTTTTAAGAAAGTTTTCTATTGTTTGTCTATGTCTTAGTTCCTCACTAGCAAGCCATTGAAAATGTTCAATCAAAATAGGATTTTCATACGTAGCAAACGTTTCTCCAAGCTTATATAAATTGTAAAGTTCATTTTCCTGGTGAATTATGTTTTTGAGGAGTTCCTCAACTTTCATGCTCTCACTACTCCGTTATTCCCTTAATATCAACATGAACAAATGCCAATTCAACTTCTTCAAGCCTTTCAATACGTTTTTTGACAGTTTCACTTATATCATGGGCCTCTTTAAGTGTGAGCTCAGGAGGCACTTCTATATGAAGCTCAACATGGAGCCTCGGTCCTACATAATGGGCCCTCAGATCATGAACGTCTACAACTCCAGTAACACTGAGTGCAGCATTTTTAATTTCCTCTAGAATCTCATGAGGGGCAGATGTACCTGTTAAATAACCTACATTTTTGAGAACAATTTCAACAGCAACTTTTCCGATTAAAATAACTACAACTACGCTCGCTAAAGCATCACCATACCTGAATCCAAATCTTTGAAGTCCCAATCCTACTAAAACTGCCACGCTACTCAATGCATCGCTTCTATGATGATAAGCATCGGCTATGAGGATCTGATTATTTAGTCTTCTTCCTACCTTCAAAGAGTATTGAGTCATTGCCTCTTTTGAAAATATTGAAAGGAGTACCACCCCAATCATAATAGCATTTACTTCAATTGTGGAGTCCCCAAAAATTCGTTTTATAGCATCCTTCCCTATCTCATAAGCAACCAAAAAGAGTGCCATTCCGATAAAAAATGCAAAAAAAGATTCAAATCGTGAATGACCGAATGGATGAGTCTGATCTGCAGGTTTTGACGCAATTTTTGCTCCAAAATATCCAAAAATACTGGTTATAACATCCGAAAGAGAATGTACACCATCTGATATTAAAGCTAGACTAGAGTATAGGACTCCTACAGTAATTTTCACAATAGCCAAGACAATATTTCCAAATATGCTCACGATCAAGGGTCTATAAATTATTTCCATGATATCACCACAATTGAATCCCTCAGTCCGTCACTCCTTCATCACAAATCAGGTAAGGCTGAACTCCTCATTGGGTGTTATAAAATTCTTCACATGTTTTTAAAGGTTTTTTCAAAAGGCTTTTATTATTAGGTCTCCAGTATCTGATGGTGAAAGGATGACAAACAATCCAATATACACTATAAGAGAATGCATGGGGGCAAAAGATGAATATATTGCTCTAAACTTGTGGGAAACCCACACTGATGAACATGGCAATTTTAGACCTGCCAGATTTCTTCTTGAAAACGAGGAAGAAGAAATTCTAGAAAATGTGGAAAAATAGAAGCAACTGTTAATGAGGAGTGATTCATGTGAAAAAGCTTAAAATTTATATTCCCGGAATCTCCTTTCCCTCCCTTTCACTTACAGGGAATTACTGCACACTAGACTGTGCTCATTGTGGAAAACACTATCTTGAGAGTATGAAAAAAGTCGAAAAATCAAACCTTGTAGATTACTGCAAGAACTTAGAAAAAGAAGGATATAAAGGGTGTCTCTTAAGTGGGGGAATGGATTCGAGACTAAAAGTACCTTTAGACATATACACTGATGAGATAAAACAAATAAAAAAAGAAACAAAGCTCAAGCTCAATGTCCATGTGGGGTTCATCGATGAAAGTGACTTAGAGTGGTTAAAATACGTTGATGTGGTTTCTCTAGACTTTGTTGGTGAAGATGATGTCATCAAAAGAGTGTACAAAATCAAGAAACGAGTTGAAGATTATCTTAAAATAATTGAGCTATTGACATCAAATGGAATTAAAGTTGCTCCTCATATAACAGTAGGCCTTGATTTTGGGAAAATTTGGTGGGAGTATAAAGCTATTGAATTACTTGCCCACTATCCAGTTGATGTTCTTGTTCTTGATGTTCTAATCCCTACTAGGGGTACTGAAATGGAAAACACAACCTCCCCTTCTGTAGACAAATCCTTAGAGGTTGTCAAATATGCACGAGACACGTTCAATGGAGAGCTAAGCATTGGATGCATGAGGCCCCCTGGGAAATGGCGTTTAGAATTCGACAAGGGAGCCATATTGATAGGGGTTGACCGAATAACAAATCCACCAAGAAAGGTTATTGAATGGGCAAAAAAAATAAGAGATGTGGAAATTATTTATGAGTGTTGTGTTATTTGAAGTTAGCATAAAGAAAATACCCATAAAGGATCAGAAGCACGGCACTTGTTTTTCTCCCTACTCTGTTATTCAGCTTTAAGGAGATTGCCAAAACCATCATCACAACCAAAGTTAAGGGTACAGTGAAAGAATAAATTCCAGAATCTACTTTTATTGGATTTATCAAGGCAGCTATTCCGATTACCATTAAGATATTCAGGATATTGGCTCCAACAATATTTCCCACACTTATATTAGGTATTTTCTTTAATGTGGCGGTTAAGGAATTTGCAAATTCTGGAAGAGACGTTCCTATTGAAACTAGAGTTAAACCTACCACCACCTCTGGAATCCCTAAAGCAATGGCTATTTTTACCGCACTATCTACCACCAACCTCGCCCCAACTACTACAATCAGCCCACTTACAAATAGAATAACTACATCTTTCTTAGGATTTTCCTTTCCTTCCGAAGGTTCCTCCAAAGTTACATGTTTTCTATAGAGGTAATAAAGGAAACCACCATAGATTAAGATTAGAGACCCTCCTTCTATTCTGGAGATTGTTAAATCCCCCATCAGAAGCCATGCGTAAAGCGTGACAGCAATCATGAAGAGAGAATTTTTCCATGCTATTTCATCAACATCTAAAGGCATTATCATGGAGGATACTCCTAAAATCAAGGCAATATTTGCTAAGGCGCTTCCAACAGCGTTTCCAAGCGCTATACCACTAAGCCCTTTATATGAAGCTATTGCAGAGGTTGTAACCTCTGGAAGCGTTGTGGCTATACTCGCTAAAACCAGAGCAATTATGAATTCGCTAACCCCAAATCCCTTGGCAACTCTCGTGGCTGCCTCTACAAAAAGATCACTCCCCTTGATTAGTATCACCAGCCCCAAGATAAAAAGACCAAACGTTATAATATATTCTGCTGTCATTTTGCCTCCCGAGAGTATTAAAGGGATGAGATTTTAAAATCTTTGGGTAAAAAGCTAAAATATATTGAAAGCAAAAATTTTCCAGAGGTGAAAAAATGAATGTTGCCAAATATATAGATCACACAAACCTAAAAGCATATACCAGCAAGGAGGACATAATAAAACTTTGTGAAGAAGCAAAAAAGTACAACTTTTATGCGGTCTGCGTGAATCCATATAGAGTAAAACTAGCAAAAGAGCACCTCAAAGGTACAGATATCAAGGTAGCAAGTGTAATAGGGTTCCCTCTCGGAGCTACCCCTACCGAAGTAAAAGTGTTCGAAGCAAATAAAGCTCTCGAAGATGGAGCAGATGAGCTTGACATGGTGATCAATATTGGAGCATTGAAAGATAAAGACTACGAATATGTCAAGAAGGATATAGAGGACGTTACTAAAGTAGCACATGAAAAGGGGGCAATAGTGAAAGTAATTATTGAGACATGCTATTTAACTGAGGAAGAAAAAGAGATAGCATGCAAACTTGCAATGGAGGCTAGAGCAGACTTTGTTAAAACGTCTACTGGTTTTGGAACTGGAGGGGCAACAATCGAAGATGTAAAGTTAATGCGAAGAGTTGTAGGGGATAAACTCGGTGTGAAGGCAGCTGGTGGGATAAGAACTTACGAAGATGCATTAGCAATGATAAATGCGGGTGCAAATAGGATTGGAACATCAAGCGGAGTAAAAATCATTGAAGGGGCAAAAAACGAGTGAACCTTTAAAGCTTTTGAAAACCATCATAAAAGAGATATAAGACGACAATTTTTCAACCGAGAGTCGCTTAAAAAAGGCCTCAAGGAGAATCCCACTTGAAACACTCATAGAAGAGAAGGAATTTCATGGAGAAATAGGAGAAATCAAAAACCTCTAAACCCGGAGTGAAATTAAAACATCTTTTATTCTTCTTTTTATTACGTGTCCTACGCCACCCCCGACTACAATGCCAGTAACTGCTTGGAGAATGTTCCCCGGAACTTCTGCCACAGCTCCTCCCCATCCATAAACATAAATTTCAATCATAAAGTAGCCAAGAACCATCAACGCTCCTCCAAGGATTGTTGCCAGAAGCACTGTTGTGAAATCATCTTTTTTAGAGGTAATATATCCTACAACAAACCCTTCTACACCTTTTATTACTAAAGTGAACGGTGCCCAATGAGCGTAACCTGTTATTATATCTGCCATTCCAGAGCCAAAACCCCCTGCAAATGCTCCTATTGTCGGGCCAAAGAGCACTGCAACAAGCATTACCATGCTATCCCCTACGTTAATATACCCACTGGTTAAAGGGGTAGGTATTTGAATTGCCATTGTAACAACTGCCACCAAAGCTGCCATTACTCCTGACAAAGCTACCCCCACTGCGGCCTCAAAAATCTTTTTCTTGAGTATGAATAGATAAGCAAAATAAAGTATTGCAACTGCTATTATAATCCATTTAGCATATGGAGCCATCGTTTCTATTGCCACTATTATCCCTCCGCTTTATTCATTTTTCAAGTTAAAACTTGAAATTAAAGTTTAAAAGATTTTCTCTCAGAACATAAACTAATGAAGAAAAGATGGTAAAATAAGAGAAGTCAACCAACAACCGTTTTAATAGCCTCTTCAAGGATGTCAAGACCTATCTTGGCTTCTTCTTCATCTATTGTAAGTGGTGGGATCAATCTCAATGCACTCTTTCCACACCCAAGAGTTGCAAGACCCCTCTTGAGAGCCTCAACGACAACTTTATTCCTCTCGTTGCTTGCGTATTCCTTAGTCTTCCTGTCTTTTACAAATTCAATTGCCCAAGCAAGGCCAAGACCTCTCACGTCACCAATAAGCTCATACTTATCATACATTTCTTGGAGTCTCTCTTTAAAGAGTGGTTCAAGTTTCTGAGCATTTTCAATTAGTCCATTTTCAAGCTCGTCAATAACTGTTAATGCTGCCACACATGCAAGAGCATTTCCTCCATAAGTATTGCTGTGGACACCAGAGATACCAAAATCAAGATCCTTCCTGAAAATTGTAGCTCCAATAGGAACTCCACCACCCAAGGCCTTTGCAAGACTTATTATATCGGGGGCTACACCGAAATGCTCTATTGCAAACATTTTGCCAGTTCTTCCCATTCCCATCTGAACTTCGTCATCCATTAACAAAATTCCATGCTTATCTAACACTTTCTTGAGTTCCTTGAAGAAGTTCATTGGTGGAACCACATACCCTCCTTCTCCTTGAATTGGTTCTGCTATTACCCCAGCAACTTCTTCAGGGGGGACGTAGTGTGCAAGTAGATAATCCTCAATGTATTCAAGAACCCTGTTCACAAGCTCATCAGGCTCTTCATAACCATCAATGTGCCATGGGTTCCTATAGGGGTTAGGATATGGAACATGCTCAACGCCAGGCATTGTTGGGAACATTCTTGACCTGTGAACGGGTTTGCTTGCAGTTAAACTCATTGTTCCATGCGTTCTTCCGTGGAAAGCTCCAATAAACGCTATGAAGAGTTTTCTTTTTGTTGACCATTTGGCTATCTTTATTGCAGCCTCATTAGCCTCAGTACCGCTGTTTGATAGGAAAGTCTTCTTCTCAAAATCACCCGGTGCAATGCTATCAAGTTTCTCAACCAAGGCAACTTGATATGGATTGTAATAATCTGTTCCAGCGCCATGAATCAGTTTGTCAAGTTGCTTCTTCAGCGCTTCCACTAATCTTGGATTCCTAAGGCCCGCATTTAGAACGCCTATTCCAGAAGAGAAATCAAGGATCTTATTCCCATCCACGTCAATCCAGTAGTTTCCTTCAGTTCTTTCTATAACTAAAAAATACTCATTTGGATCATTTGTTGTCGTGGCCATGTACTTGTGGTGCTTTTCTATTACTTCTCTAGCCTTTGGTCCCGGAATTTCCTTAACCTGAGGTCCCTTCACCATATTCGCTCACCAATGTATAAAACATTTTGTCTCTATATAATTTTATGCTCATTAAAAGCTACTTTTGGTCGAAAAAGTTTCGGAAATAGTAGAAAAGAAAAGATACTTTTGCAAGAAAATTGAGAAAAGAAGTTGCAGAATAAGTCCTAGACAAACTCATTCCTCATTCATTTGAGATTTCCAATTTTCCAAAATATCCTTTGCTGAATTCGCTGCTATAGCTCCTTGCCCTACAGCTACTGCAATTTGCTTGAAGACATTCGTTATATCACCAGCTGCAAAAAGGCCCTTTATATTAGTTCTCATGTACATGTCCACAAGTATGTAACCTTGTTCATCCGTAATGCCCAAGTGTTTGACAAAATCAGTTTTTGGCTCATAACCTATGAAAACAAAGACTCCATCAACCTTCTTTTCAAATATTTCCCCCGTTTTAATATTTCTTAAAAGAACACTTTCAACTTTTTGATTACCTTTAATCTCCACAACCACATTGTTTAATAACACAGGGATTCCCGCTTTTTTGAATCTCTCCTGAAGTATTTTGTCCGCCCTAAATTCTTCCCTCCTGTGTACGAGTGTTACATTGACTCCGATTTCATTAAGATATAAAGCTTCCTGAAGAGCCGTGTTTCCGCCGCCTACTACTATCACGTGCTTGCCCCTAAACAATGGACCGTCGCAAGTTGCACAATAGCTAACCCCTCTTCCGTAGAACTTATCCTCTCCTGGAACCTTGAGTTTCCTTGGTTCTGCTCCTACAGCAATTATAACGCTCCTAGCTTTGTAAACTTTGCCATTCTTTGTTTTTACTTCAAATTTACACGGACCCTCATAATAAGCACATTCTGCTGGATCTACCCTTTCCACTTCATCAAAGACTATAGGAACATTAAGCTTCTTTACTTGCTCATGCATTTTATTGGCTAGTTCAGAACCTTTTACTCCTTCTGGGAATCCAGGATAGTTTTCAATGATATCTGTAAGGGCAACATTTCCCCCAATATCTTTTGATATTATAAGTGTATCAAAGCCGTATCTAGCTGAATATATAGCTGCCGTAAAACCCGCTGGGCCTGCTCCAATTATCAAAATATCCCAAGTTTTTGTCTCATCAATGCCACTTTGTGAGAGACTCCCCAAGCTAAACATTTCTTTCACCTCCAGTTTACAACTTTTGGTTGAATATTTAAAAACATTATGGAACAATTTTGAGAACTATATCAACTTTACCTCCTTATCCTCTACTAAATGAAGGGTATAACCCAAAAAAGCCATAAAAGCTACAAAAAAAGCCTCTTCGAATCTAAAAATAAGTCCATATCTGCATAAAGCAAAAATAGACAATCCATAAATACTTGCAAACATAAGAGAGTGCACTACTCCTCGATGTTTGGGTATTACAGCACCAAATGCATACCAAGCCCCAACCGCAAAAAGAGCCCCTATTGCCCATGATACGCTTCCATCCATCCAAGTATCATTTCCAAATGATATGGAATCTCTGATTTTGACAACCACTACACTACCCACCATTACAGAGACTATAGGTTTTATACCTCTATGAATCAAAGCCTCTGGATGATCCAAATCGGGCAAGTCCGATCCAAGTACATAGACTGCATAACCAAAAATTGTAGCCATCAAACTCATTTTAAATGGAATACCTGCATATTGTTTTAAAAAAGAGGCAAATAAAACTGCTAAAGGATAAGTTAAAAGGCCACTAAGCACATGGCCATTATAGTCCATTAAGCCTCCTCCACTTCCTGCTCTTCAAGGAATTTTCTGACATAATCTGGGACTTTGTAGTTTCCTTTTGGATCCCCAACCAAAAACCCCAACCTTATTAACTCCTCTAGGTGATCGTAGACTTGAACTCCTGGCTTTTTAACTTCTTTAGCTATCTGAATATAACTTGCAGGGCCACCATTGAACTGGTATACTATAGTTTCTACTAAATCCCTGTAATCTTTTGGTATTCTCATCAAATATTCTTCCAAGCTCTTGGGTTCCTCCAGTATGGTCGTTACAACATAGTCATCTATTGGGTCAAACTTATGCTTGCTGGCCTCCCCCAACACGTAGTGGAAAAGCCTCAGAATTTGTCTTGGATTTCCTTTTGCAAGTTGATGAATAAGCCTTACTGCTTCCTCCGTGAAGGGGTAAATAGGATCGTCTGTATCTCTGATTCTAACTTGATTAAGCCTCTTCTTAACAAGTTCAAAAGTTTCATCAAGACTCATGGGCCTTAGTTTGAATTCATAATGAAGCCTCATGAAAAATGCAGGGAAAATCTTTGAATATTCCTCATATGCATCAGGTATACATGCAAAACCAACTATACAACCCCTTGGCATGTTGCTTATAAAATGTCTTAACATTTCAAAAAAGAGTATCTTCTCCTCCTCACTTGCCGTTTGCATATTTTCCAACTCATCAAGAAGTACTGTAGAGTATGGGTATTTGCTTAATTCCTTCGTTAGCATCTCCGCTATATCCCTTGACTTATACTCCTTAGTTGAAGACAACATCTTCTCAAGACGATCTATAAAACCGAGTTTTTTTGAGAGATTTTCAAAGAAAATGTTTGTCCTAGTCTTCGGCGGTTTCAGTCCATTAAACATGTCCCTTGTGAGTTTTAAAATGTCATTTGTGTCCACTTTAATATAAATCGCTTTACCTCCCTGCTCTGATATTGTCTTATAAATGGTCTTAAGTCTCTGGGTTTTACCCATTCCCAATGGGCCGACTAAAGAAAACGCTATTGAACTTTGGTTACCAATTATTTCTGAAATCATCATGGATAATCGCATATCGACCTCTTGGTAAACATGTATACTCTCTACGTCTTCTATTCCTTCACTTGCCAATTGTTCAAAAGGATTTTTTGCTAGACCATATACTTCATAAGATGGAGGGGAATAAACTTTAAGTGTGCTAGGCCTTTCCATTTTACCCACCAAGTTTAAATTTTAAGTAGGAGGATATATAAACTTGTCCATAGAGGTGAAGAAAATGACCACACTGCTTGTAACAGTACCCGGTGGAAGAGAGGGTGATGCTACTCTCGAGCTTGAATGGGCTCTTGGAGATGCAAGAGTTAGACGTGCAAAGTGGAGAGGAGTGTTAATAGTCAAAACACGTCTCGAAAAGGATGACGCATTGGAAAGGATAAAAGAGTTTGACACTACAGCTATTTTTAAAGTTCTACCTCTAGAGAAACTAGTCATGAGTAAAAAGGAAGTAATAATGGAAGAGGGCTTCGCAATGGCTAAAGAACGTATTAAAGAAACCGAGAGTTTTGCAGTTAGGTGTAAAAGAAGAGGTAACTGGATATCTTCCGGGAAAGAAATAGAAATTGAACTTGGAGCAAAAATAAAGGAGACTATAAACGCCAATGTTGATCTCACTAATCCTGATTGGTACGTTTGGATTGAGGTTCTTGGAAAGCAAACAGGTATAAGTGTCATTAGGCCAGAAGAAATAATAAAAAAGAGAGTAGAGTTTTAAAAGCCCCCTGAAGATCTGCTGACCTTCCTTTCACCCTAGGAGAAAATTTCGGCTAGCAGGATGCTGGACCGTATAAGTTATAACTTACAAGTTACAACTTTTCATGACACTTTTAGTTTTTAGAAAATTTAAAAGTTAAAGGAGATCCAAACGTATCGCTAAGCTCTTAGATCCTTGGCTGCACTCTATAAACTGTCCTATCCTCTCCTATACTATCAACAAGACCACGATGTCTCCTTATACAGCTTTCACATTCCCCACAATGAATCGGTTTTCCATCTTCTGTAAACCCTTTAGGCATATAACAGGAATTGGAATACTCATACTTCGCACCAAATTCTTTCAGAAGTCTTGCTATTCCTTTTTTGCTCAACCCTATTAATGGCGCAACTACTTTGACATCACTCATTGACCCATATTTTAACATATTGTTCATTTTTTCAACGAATTCAGGAGTGTTATCTGGAAATGTCATACCCTCTTCCGCGTTGAAGCCCACTATAATATCTCCTCCACCAAGAGCATCCAAAAGTGAGGCGGCAACACTAATTAGCACAAGGTTCCTTGCCGGCACCCAAACACTCTTTGCAGTTTCCTGGGCTTTCTCCGTGTTTTCTAAATCCTTTGATGTAACCTTTGGAGTTTCCCCACCAACTAAAGTTGTCCCTCTAAGCTTTGAGAACTCCTCTAAAAAGTCTAGGTGGATTATTTTAAGTGGAATGTTAAGCTCCTTTGAAAAGAACTCCGCGATTTTGTTTATGACTTTTTCCTCGTTGCTCCCATAGTTTATGGTGAGCATGATAACTTCATCATAATTCTCTTTTGCCCAATAGAGGCAAGCAGTGCTGTCAAGGCCTCCGCTAAATAATACCACGGCTCTTGTCATTTTCATCCCTCCAATTCTTTGATGGTCTTTAGTAGGTTATGAACTTTTCCAAAGAGAAAGCAATAGAAGAAGGCCTGGAGGTAAAAGAGCTGCATGGAGAAGGGCAAAGATTGTAAAGATATTGGGTTCAAATTTTCCCGCTAAGACAGTGTCTCCCAAAGCCAGTAGCGAAAGAGTGCCCCATGCAATAGTTGGAAGGAGCACAAAAACTATCGGAAGTTTGTTGTTTTTAATGTCGGAGTCAGGTAAAGATGAATACAATAAAATCAACGTCCCCCAGAGTGTCCAGAACATTCCATCATTTCCTCCCACATCGTCCCAATCATATACAAACTCATCGTACTCCCAAGTAAGCTTCACATAGTAAGCATGGGTTAAATAAGACAACCCGATTAAGGTTTGGAAGACTCCTATAAGAAAGATCAGTTTTTGAACCTTTGACCTTTTAGAGAGATTAAACATCATGTTCCCCTATGTTGTATTATTCTGTTAGTGAATCTTAAAAACTTTTAGATATTATTAATCGCCACTTAAAGGATAGATTCTAATCATTATATTAAAGTTATGAAAATATTTTTAAATTTTGATTACAGTATTCTAGTGGTGGCCTCTAATGAAGAGGTACTCAATGAATTCTAAAAAAAGTTTTTATTAATGATAGTTTTTTATTGTCTTTTAGTGTGGCGGTTCTAGCATATTATCCAGATCCAACAAGAAAGCCATATAGCCGGTTAGTGGGCCAATTGAATTTGCTGATACTTATCCTCTCACGGGGTGATTGGATATGAAAAGGTTAATCGCCTTAACTCTTTCCATACTTCTCTTCACAAATGTTGTCCAAGCGTTAACCCTCGTGGAAAATACCTCTTGCGAACCTTACAATATTGAAGCATATACTGATGGAGAAAAAACCATAGTGCTCTTCCTCTTCAACCCGGACTTTTATAACTTTACTTATCGGAACGCGTATGTGGGATTTGAAATAAAATTTGATCGAAAAATACTGAAATGCAGGCGTGACATTGAAAATAAATATGGGCTTTCGTATAGCGTTGGCACTCCAGAGATAAGGACAGAGAAGATCTTAAAAGTACCAGCAGAAGTCCGGCACCTTAGATTCTCTGCTTGAGATTTATTTAAAAGCAGACCCAACAGAAATCGATAAAAACGCCTTAATTAACGAAGTTCTGACAAACAGACCCCAACAGAAGATTCTCCTTGTTGTGAATCCTGCAGAGGCAGTGAATATTAACACCACATACTACAGCAGAGAACTCATAAAACTGTTCTTTGGAGAAAAGTTCTGGGAAGAGAACATCAAAGAACCCACTGATCTTACTCCCTTAATTGGTGCAATTGGACATGAG harbors:
- a CDS encoding ATPase, whose translation is MERPSTLKVYSPPSYEVYGLAKNPFEQLASEGIEDVESIHVYQEVDMRLSMMISEIIGNQSSIAFSLVGPLGMGKTQRLKTIYKTISEQGGKAIYIKVDTNDILKLTRDMFNGLKPPKTRTNIFFENLSKKLGFIDRLEKMLSSTKEYKSRDIAEMLTKELSKYPYSTVLLDELENMQTASEEEKILFFEMLRHFISNMPRGCIVGFACIPDAYEEYSKIFPAFFMRLHYEFKLRPMSLDETFELVKKRLNQVRIRDTDDPIYPFTEEAVRLIHQLAKGNPRQILRLFHYVLGEASKHKFDPIDDYVVTTILEEPKSLEEYLMRIPKDYRDLVETIVYQFNGGPASYIQIAKEVKKPGVQVYDHLEELIRLGFLVGDPKGNYKVPDYVRKFLEEQEVEEA
- a CDS encoding THUMP domain-containing protein; its protein translation is MTTLLVTVPGGREGDATLELEWALGDARVRRAKWRGVLIVKTRLEKDDALERIKEFDTTAIFKVLPLEKLVMSKKEVIMEEGFAMAKERIKETESFAVRCKRRGNWISSGKEIEIELGAKIKETINANVDLTNPDWYVWIEVLGKQTGISVIRPEEIIKKRVEF
- the queC gene encoding 7-cyano-7-deazaguanine synthase QueC — translated: MTRAVVLFSGGLDSTACLYWAKENYDEVIMLTINYGSNEEKVINKIAEFFSKELNIPLKIIHLDFLEEFSKLRGTTLVGGETPKVTSKDLENTEKAQETAKSVWVPARNLVLISVAASLLDALGGGDIIVGFNAEEGMTFPDNTPEFVEKMNNMLKYGSMSDVKVVAPLIGLSKKGIARLLKEFGAKYEYSNSCYMPKGFTEDGKPIHCGECESCIRRHRGLVDSIGEDRTVYRVQPRI